TCGGATACGATAACAAGTGTAATGGAAAAAAGCAATATTAAAAATTCCCATTTATTCAGATCAAAAAATAAACTTAAAAATAAAACTAAAATGGCTATTGCAAAGTGTATCTTCATGTTTCTCTGAGATTTAAAGGCATATATTACTCCATTTATGGCGTAATTAAAACTCTCTATAATATTCCTCGCTTTCATACCCGCTCAATACCCAATTCCGAAAGAATTTTTTCTTCTTTTGCCCTCATGACCCTGGCATCTTCTGGCTTCTCGTGGTCATAGCCCATAAGGTGAAACATGCCGTGTACGGTCAAAAAAGCCATCTCCCTCTCAAAGCTGTGCCCATAATCTGCGGCTTGAGCTTTAGCCCTCTCAGCTGATATGACTATATCTCCAAGCATGACAATATCAGTAGCTTCCTGAATAATGGCATCATCCCCTTCAAAGTCCATCATAGGAAATGACAATACGTCTGTCGCTCTATCTATACCTCTGT
The nucleotide sequence above comes from Caldanaerobius fijiensis DSM 17918. Encoded proteins:
- the ybeY gene encoding rRNA maturation RNase YbeY; the encoded protein is MEVYIDDRQESVYITEELKKLLIDVVESAAKSEGFEDVEVSISIVDDEEIRKLNKEYRGIDRATDVLSFPMMDFEGDDAIIQEATDIVMLGDIVISAERAKAQAADYGHSFEREMAFLTVHGMFHLMGYDHEKPEDARVMRAKEEKILSELGIERV